The following proteins come from a genomic window of Paenibacillus spongiae:
- a CDS encoding YlbL family protein, which produces MNKQRKLRKLPAGIGGMWKWPVCAAIIMTLLLYVPTPFAAYEPGIAISTKPLVQAVAPDSPGEGTFLLTTVKLTYANFWMAIRSAWDHNIELFMKKDLLKGKTAGEYQQRLSVVMLGSQTDALEAAYRKAGIPYKIAPYALVVSEAGPGGNAAGSRGLLTGDELIEVGGVAAGSMSELIESLDGLKPGQEIDASVVRNGKQVTVHIRPQQPADMAGSAADQAAAALGVKQLTELRHVVPDDSTRSVAIDAEGIGGPSAGLMFALQALDELTSGDLTGGYKVAGTGTIDPEGRVGAIGGVGHKVVAADRAGAELFLVPERNAAEAAGKAREIGSEIKVIPVATLDDGVLALKRT; this is translated from the coding sequence AATAGGCGGGATGTGGAAGTGGCCGGTCTGCGCAGCGATTATTATGACGCTGCTGCTATATGTCCCGACCCCCTTTGCTGCATATGAGCCGGGGATCGCCATCTCGACCAAGCCGCTCGTGCAGGCGGTAGCGCCCGATTCCCCGGGGGAAGGGACGTTTCTTCTGACGACGGTGAAGCTGACCTATGCTAACTTCTGGATGGCGATCCGGTCGGCATGGGATCATAATATCGAACTATTCATGAAAAAGGATTTGCTGAAGGGAAAGACTGCGGGCGAGTACCAGCAGCGGTTATCCGTCGTAATGCTCGGCTCCCAAACCGATGCGCTTGAAGCCGCCTACCGCAAAGCGGGGATCCCCTACAAGATCGCGCCTTATGCGCTTGTCGTCAGCGAAGCCGGCCCAGGCGGCAATGCCGCCGGAAGCAGAGGGCTTCTTACGGGTGACGAGCTAATCGAAGTAGGAGGGGTAGCGGCAGGTAGCATGTCAGAGCTTATCGAATCGCTTGATGGATTGAAACCCGGTCAAGAGATCGATGCTTCCGTCGTCAGGAATGGCAAGCAGGTGACGGTGCATATTAGACCGCAGCAACCGGCGGACATGGCGGGAAGCGCTGCCGATCAAGCGGCCGCGGCTCTTGGCGTGAAGCAGTTAACCGAGCTGCGCCACGTCGTGCCCGACGATTCGACGCGTTCGGTTGCCATCGATGCCGAGGGCATCGGCGGACCGTCGGCAGGGCTGATGTTTGCTCTGCAAGCACTGGATGAGCTAACCTCGGGCGATTTAACCGGCGGCTACAAGGTAGCCGGAACAGGAACAATCGATCCCGAAGGCAGGGTTGGGGCGATCGGAGGCGTTGGACATAAGGTGGTAGCAGCCGACCGGGCAGGAGCGGAGCTGTTTCTCGTTCCCGAACGGAATGCCGCCGAGGCTGCCGGCAAGGCGCGTGAAATAGGCAGTGAAATCAAGGTTATTCCTGTCGCCACGCTTGATGACGGGGTTCTGGCCTTGAAACGGACGTAA
- a CDS encoding YceD family protein, which produces MEIHIQELASKGTKTSIRKSLNAGWLQEVRKDILHVGPMEVELEASGQNGIVHLDGEFSLDIEMACSRCLEPVKQHIAVPFHERFKPANTRSGEAAEEDEVIVVEEDKLDLEPLIEESMMLSLPFVPLCGEDCKGLCHTCGANLNETDCGCTQDRIDPRLAALKDLFKES; this is translated from the coding sequence ATGGAGATTCATATTCAAGAACTGGCATCCAAGGGAACGAAAACTTCGATCCGTAAGAGCTTGAACGCCGGATGGCTGCAAGAGGTTCGCAAGGATATTCTGCATGTGGGCCCGATGGAGGTAGAACTCGAGGCATCGGGACAGAATGGCATCGTTCATCTTGACGGCGAGTTCTCGCTCGATATTGAGATGGCCTGCTCTCGTTGTCTGGAGCCGGTTAAACAGCACATTGCCGTTCCGTTTCATGAACGCTTCAAGCCTGCCAACACCCGCAGCGGCGAGGCAGCCGAAGAAGATGAAGTGATCGTTGTCGAAGAGGACAAGTTGGATCTGGAACCGCTCATCGAAGAGTCGATGATGCTTTCCCTGCCATTTGTTCCGCTTTGCGGTGAAGACTGCAAGGGGCTATGCCATACTTGCGGCGCCAACTTAAACGAAACGGATTGCGGCTGCACGCAGGATCGCATCGATCCGCGGCTTGCCGCATTGAAAGATTTATTCAAGGAATCGTAA
- the rpmF gene encoding 50S ribosomal protein L32 — MAVPQRRTSKTRRDKRRTHFKLAVPGMVKCEQCGELKLAHRVCKVCGVYKSREIIKQ; from the coding sequence ATGGCAGTACCACAACGAAGAACATCCAAAACCCGTCGTGACAAACGCCGCACGCACTTCAAACTGGCGGTGCCGGGTATGGTGAAATGCGAGCAATGCGGAGAGTTGAAATTGGCTCACCGGGTATGCAAAGTGTGCGGAGTTTATAAATCAAGAGAGATTATTAAACAATAG
- the fapR gene encoding transcription factor FapR: MTKVVRTIERVPKRQRHQQLSRLIEENPFMTDRELTRQLKVSIQTVRLDRLELGIPELRERMKLMAERSYDSVRSLPLHEVIGDIVDLQLDRSGISVFEIREEHVFSRTGIARGHHIFAQANSLAVAVINDEIALTAAADIRFVRSVKLGEKCIAKAYLRSISGERSKAKVEVFTYVGDEMVFQGHFIIYRSAGEPIIEGGNERADRN; this comes from the coding sequence ATGACAAAGGTTGTGCGGACCATCGAACGCGTTCCGAAACGTCAGCGGCATCAGCAGCTTTCCCGGCTAATCGAAGAAAATCCGTTCATGACGGACCGGGAGCTCACGCGGCAGCTTAAAGTAAGTATACAGACAGTTAGATTGGACCGGTTGGAGCTTGGCATTCCCGAGCTTCGCGAGAGGATGAAGCTGATGGCGGAACGGTCTTACGACTCCGTCCGTTCATTGCCGCTGCACGAAGTGATCGGCGACATCGTTGATCTTCAACTTGACCGAAGCGGAATTTCGGTATTTGAAATACGGGAAGAGCATGTATTTTCTAGAACGGGTATCGCCCGCGGACACCATATATTCGCGCAAGCGAATTCGCTCGCCGTAGCGGTTATTAACGACGAGATCGCGTTAACCGCCGCGGCCGACATTCGTTTCGTCCGTTCGGTCAAGCTTGGCGAGAAATGCATCGCCAAAGCTTACCTGAGATCGATCTCGGGCGAACGAAGCAAAGCGAAGGTGGAGGTTTTCACATACGTTGGCGATGAGATGGTTTTTCAAGGGCATTTCATCATCTATCGATCCGCGGGAGAACCGATCATCGAGGGAGGGAACGAACGTGCGGATCGCAATTGA
- the plsX gene encoding phosphate acyltransferase PlsX, with product MRIAIDAMGGDHAPEQIVHGVLEAAAEWPDTQLLLVGDTAQIESHLNGKKPANLTVVHADDVISPDDEPVRAVRRKKGASMVVAGKLVHDGEAQAMISAGNTGALMTTGLLVVGRIDGIERPALAPMLPTMDDVGVLALDLGANMDAKPEHLLQYAIMGSIYRSQVHGLKQPRVGLLNVGTEAMKGNELTKAAFELMQSAPIHFIGNVEARDVLIRNCDILVCDGFAGNIMLKAMEGTASALMREVRNALTSSWITKLAALTVRPKLQQLRAKMDYKEHGAAPLLGVNGLVLKCHGSSDSKAVKNAIGRARTAVQNRLVESIATEFSRK from the coding sequence GTGCGGATCGCAATTGATGCAATGGGTGGCGATCATGCTCCCGAGCAGATCGTTCATGGCGTGCTGGAAGCGGCGGCGGAATGGCCGGATACGCAGCTGCTGCTGGTGGGGGACACGGCGCAAATCGAATCCCACCTGAACGGCAAGAAACCGGCCAATTTGACGGTCGTTCATGCGGACGACGTTATTAGTCCGGACGACGAGCCGGTCAGAGCAGTCAGACGCAAGAAAGGCGCATCGATGGTCGTTGCCGGCAAGCTCGTGCATGACGGCGAGGCTCAGGCGATGATTTCCGCAGGCAATACGGGCGCACTCATGACGACCGGGCTGCTCGTCGTCGGCCGCATAGACGGCATCGAACGGCCGGCGCTGGCCCCTATGCTGCCGACAATGGACGATGTCGGCGTTCTGGCTTTGGATCTTGGCGCCAATATGGACGCCAAGCCGGAGCATTTGCTTCAATACGCTATTATGGGGAGCATTTATCGCTCCCAGGTACATGGATTGAAACAGCCGCGCGTCGGGCTTCTGAACGTCGGCACCGAAGCAATGAAAGGCAATGAGCTGACCAAAGCGGCCTTCGAGCTGATGCAGTCCGCTCCGATCCATTTTATCGGTAACGTTGAAGCTCGTGATGTCCTGATTCGGAATTGCGATATCCTGGTATGCGACGGCTTCGCAGGCAATATTATGCTGAAGGCGATGGAAGGCACGGCAAGCGCCTTGATGCGGGAGGTGCGCAATGCGCTGACGAGCAGCTGGATCACGAAGCTGGCCGCGCTGACCGTGCGTCCGAAGCTGCAGCAGCTGCGCGCGAAGATGGATTATAAGGAGCACGGGGCGGCCCCGCTGCTCGGTGTTAACGGACTTGTGCTCAAATGTCACGGTTCCTCGGACAGCAAGGCGGTCAAGAATGCGATCGGCAGAGCCCGAACGGCTGTACAGAACCGTCTCGTAGAGTCAATTGCAACGGAATTCAGCAGGAAGTGA
- a CDS encoding beta-ketoacyl-ACP synthase III — MQLHPVGILGTGKYVPDRILTNRELEQMVETNNEWIVTRTGIRERRLAADDQATSDLAYYAAEKALIAANVAAEDLDLIIVATITPDKFFPSTACILQDKLGAKKAAAFDLSAACSGFIYGLATASSMIASGMYKHVLVVGAETLSRVTDYTDRNTCILFGDGAGAVVLGQVPEGRGFKSFELGADGAGGDLLCINGGGSRLPSTEQSVADKKHFIHMAGSEVFKFAVRIMGGAAEEALRKAGMDKSEIDLLVPHQANIRIIQSALNRLDLPEDKCMINLDRYGNVSAASIPIALAEAVEQGRVNEGDRVVLVGFGGGLTWGAAVLVW, encoded by the coding sequence ATGCAATTACATCCCGTAGGTATTCTCGGAACCGGTAAATATGTCCCGGACCGCATCTTAACGAACCGCGAGCTGGAGCAGATGGTGGAGACGAACAACGAATGGATCGTGACGCGAACCGGCATTCGCGAGCGCCGGCTCGCGGCGGACGATCAAGCGACGTCGGATCTCGCTTACTATGCAGCCGAAAAAGCACTTATTGCAGCGAATGTAGCTGCCGAAGATTTGGATTTGATCATCGTTGCAACCATTACGCCGGATAAGTTTTTTCCATCGACCGCCTGCATCCTTCAGGATAAATTAGGAGCGAAGAAAGCGGCGGCATTCGATTTGTCTGCAGCCTGCTCCGGCTTTATCTATGGGCTTGCCACAGCCTCCAGCATGATTGCTTCGGGCATGTACAAACATGTACTCGTCGTTGGAGCGGAAACCTTATCGCGGGTAACGGATTATACGGATCGCAACACTTGCATCCTGTTCGGTGACGGAGCCGGCGCGGTTGTGCTCGGCCAAGTGCCGGAGGGCCGCGGATTCAAGTCGTTCGAGCTGGGCGCCGACGGAGCAGGAGGCGACTTGCTCTGCATTAACGGCGGCGGCTCACGCTTGCCTTCGACCGAACAAAGCGTCGCCGATAAGAAGCACTTCATTCACATGGCCGGAAGCGAAGTATTCAAATTCGCCGTACGGATTATGGGCGGAGCCGCGGAAGAAGCGCTGCGGAAAGCCGGTATGGATAAGAGCGAAATTGATTTGCTGGTTCCTCATCAAGCTAATATTCGCATCATTCAATCGGCGCTTAACCGGCTTGATCTTCCGGAAGACAAGTGCATGATCAATTTGGACCGGTACGGCAATGTATCTGCCGCTTCCATACCGATCGCGCTTGCCGAGGCGGTGGAGCAAGGCCGCGTGAACGAAGGCGACCGGGTCGTGCTTGTCGGCTTCGGCGGAGGCTTGACTTGGGGCGCAGCCGTATTGGTTTGGTAA
- the fabD gene encoding ACP S-malonyltransferase produces the protein MGKLAFVFPGQGAQAVGMGKDAYDSIEASRDIFTRADDALGFKLSDIIFDGPEDTLKQTAYTQPALLTVSIALLEAFRSSGMKPDYVAGHSLGEYSALVAAEVLTFEDAVRTVRARGEFMEQAVPGGEGAMAAVLGLEREALAGLCASVTSEIGVVELANVNCPGQIVVSGSAKGVQGVVERGKEAGAKRVIPLEVSGPFHSSLMKPAAERLEGVLAEVALSDAAVKVIANVTAKPVTEAAEIRRLLAEQVYSPVLWEDSIRYLIGEGVDTFVEIGSGTVLAGLIKKIDKSVSVISINSLSALEAAAAE, from the coding sequence ATGGGCAAATTGGCGTTTGTTTTTCCCGGTCAAGGCGCGCAAGCGGTCGGGATGGGGAAAGACGCATATGATTCGATTGAAGCTTCACGTGACATATTTACGCGTGCCGATGATGCGCTCGGCTTCAAGCTGAGCGATATTATCTTCGACGGTCCGGAAGATACGCTGAAGCAGACGGCTTATACGCAGCCTGCGCTTCTTACCGTCAGCATCGCTCTGCTGGAGGCGTTCCGCAGCAGCGGAATGAAACCTGATTATGTAGCAGGCCACAGCCTCGGGGAATACAGCGCGCTTGTGGCGGCAGAAGTGCTGACGTTCGAAGACGCGGTGCGTACGGTGCGCGCCCGCGGTGAGTTTATGGAGCAGGCCGTGCCGGGCGGGGAGGGCGCCATGGCGGCGGTTCTCGGTTTAGAGCGCGAAGCGCTTGCCGGATTATGCGCCTCGGTCACATCGGAGATTGGCGTCGTCGAGCTTGCGAACGTAAACTGTCCCGGTCAGATTGTCGTGTCTGGTTCGGCCAAGGGCGTTCAGGGCGTTGTGGAGCGGGGCAAAGAAGCCGGCGCCAAACGGGTGATCCCGCTGGAAGTAAGCGGACCGTTCCATTCCTCGCTTATGAAGCCGGCCGCAGAGCGCCTTGAAGGGGTGCTTGCGGAGGTTGCATTATCCGATGCAGCCGTGAAAGTGATCGCCAACGTGACGGCCAAGCCGGTAACGGAAGCTGCGGAGATCCGCCGGCTGCTCGCCGAGCAGGTCTATTCGCCGGTACTGTGGGAAGATAGTATCCGTTACTTGATCGGAGAGGGAGTCGACACCTTCGTGGAAATCGGCTCGGGCACGGTTCTCGCCGGACTGATCAAGAAGATTGATAAGAGCGTCAGCGTAATTTCGATCAACAGCTTATCCGCTCTCGAAGCGGCAGCAGCGGAATAA
- the fabG gene encoding 3-oxoacyl-[acyl-carrier-protein] reductase → MFGSLAGKTALVTGASRGIGRAIAVALAEAGADVAINYAGSEAAAAETAQAVEALGRRAIVLQANVGKADEFESMVKQVVDTFGTIDILVNNAGITRDNLIMRMKEEEFDQVIETNLKGVFNGIKAVTRPMMKQRSGRIINISSVVGALGNPGQANYVAAKAGVIGLTKAAARELASRSITVNCVAPGFIETDMTDKLPEEMRAKLVGDIPLARLGSPEDIANAVRFLASDAASYMTGQTVHVDGGMYM, encoded by the coding sequence GTGTTTGGATCCTTAGCAGGAAAAACAGCGCTTGTGACGGGGGCGTCCCGCGGAATCGGTCGCGCGATTGCGGTAGCGCTGGCAGAAGCCGGAGCGGATGTCGCGATCAATTATGCGGGAAGCGAGGCTGCAGCGGCTGAAACCGCACAAGCGGTCGAGGCGCTTGGCCGCCGTGCGATCGTGCTCCAGGCGAACGTCGGCAAGGCGGACGAGTTCGAGTCGATGGTGAAGCAGGTCGTCGATACGTTCGGTACGATCGACATTCTGGTGAACAATGCCGGCATTACGCGTGACAATCTCATCATGCGCATGAAGGAAGAAGAGTTCGATCAAGTGATCGAGACGAACTTGAAAGGCGTGTTTAACGGAATCAAAGCCGTTACCCGGCCGATGATGAAACAGCGCTCCGGCCGCATTATTAACATTTCATCCGTTGTAGGGGCTCTGGGCAATCCCGGTCAGGCGAATTACGTAGCGGCGAAAGCCGGCGTCATCGGATTGACCAAAGCAGCCGCCCGTGAACTCGCTTCGCGGAGCATTACCGTCAATTGTGTCGCGCCGGGATTCATCGAGACCGACATGACGGACAAGCTGCCTGAGGAAATGCGGGCGAAGCTTGTGGGTGACATCCCGCTTGCCCGTCTGGGTTCTCCGGAGGATATTGCCAATGCCGTCCGGTTCCTTGCCTCCGATGCAGCGTCGTACATGACCGGGCAGACCGTGCATGTCGATGGCGGTATGTATATGTAA
- the acpP gene encoding acyl carrier protein gives MSDVLERVKRIVVDRLGVEESEVTIEASFKDDLGADSLDVVELVMELEDEFDLEISDEDAEKITSVGEVVNYIQSHT, from the coding sequence ATGTCCGATGTTTTGGAACGTGTTAAGCGCATCGTAGTGGACCGCCTTGGCGTGGAAGAATCTGAGGTTACGATCGAAGCGTCGTTTAAAGACGACCTTGGTGCAGATTCTCTCGATGTCGTCGAACTCGTCATGGAGCTTGAAGACGAATTCGATTTGGAGATCTCTGATGAAGATGCAGAGAAAATTACAAGTGTGGGAGAAGTAGTTAATTACATACAATCTCATACCTAA
- the fabF gene encoding beta-ketoacyl-ACP synthase II, with the protein MKQRVVVTGMGVMTSLGSEIDQFWGNLMEGKSGVSHIEAFDVSEYPTQIAAEIKNFNLEDYGIDKKEARRMDRFVQFAAVASLAAVKDAKLEIGTNVDAERVGVMIGSGIGGLGTWEDQHNLLLDRGPKRVSPFFIPMMIANMGSGQVSMLTGAKGPNSTAVTACATGTHSIGDSYKMIQRGDADVMICGGAEATIRPTGLAGFCAMRAMSTRNDAPEKASRPYDIDRDGFVMGEGSGVLILESLEHAQQRGAHIYAEVIGYGMSGDAYHMTDPDPDGAARCMSKALKDAGLEPTDIDYINAHGTSTGIGDKSETSAIKKTFGDHAYKLAVSSTKSMTGHLLGAAGGVEGVIIGLTLQNGIIPPTINLDNQDPECDLDYVPNKARPSDVRIALSNSFGFGGHNATIVMKKYEA; encoded by the coding sequence ATGAAGCAAAGAGTCGTTGTTACAGGCATGGGGGTCATGACTTCGCTTGGCTCCGAGATCGACCAGTTTTGGGGCAACTTGATGGAAGGTAAATCAGGTGTGTCTCATATCGAGGCGTTCGATGTATCGGAATACCCGACGCAAATCGCCGCAGAGATCAAAAATTTCAATCTAGAGGATTACGGTATCGACAAGAAAGAAGCGCGCCGTATGGACCGTTTCGTTCAGTTTGCCGCCGTGGCAAGTCTTGCAGCCGTCAAGGATGCTAAGCTGGAAATCGGGACTAACGTCGACGCTGAACGTGTCGGCGTCATGATCGGTTCGGGAATCGGCGGGTTAGGTACGTGGGAGGACCAGCATAATCTATTGCTCGATAGAGGTCCCAAGCGGGTTAGCCCGTTCTTTATTCCGATGATGATCGCGAACATGGGCTCCGGCCAGGTATCGATGCTGACGGGCGCCAAAGGCCCGAACAGCACGGCGGTGACGGCTTGTGCGACCGGAACGCATTCCATCGGCGATTCCTACAAAATGATTCAACGCGGCGATGCCGACGTGATGATCTGCGGTGGAGCGGAGGCGACGATTCGCCCTACGGGACTTGCCGGCTTCTGCGCGATGCGCGCGATGTCGACGCGTAACGACGCCCCGGAGAAAGCAAGCCGTCCGTACGATATCGACCGGGATGGCTTCGTCATGGGCGAAGGCTCCGGCGTTCTTATTCTTGAATCGCTTGAGCATGCGCAGCAGCGCGGCGCCCATATCTATGCCGAGGTAATCGGCTATGGAATGAGCGGAGACGCCTATCATATGACCGATCCGGATCCGGACGGCGCAGCGCGCTGTATGTCGAAGGCATTGAAGGACGCAGGTCTTGAGCCGACAGATATCGATTATATTAACGCGCATGGCACTTCGACCGGAATCGGCGACAAATCGGAGACGTCCGCGATCAAGAAGACGTTCGGCGATCATGCCTATAAGCTTGCCGTCAGCTCGACCAAATCGATGACGGGCCATCTGCTGGGCGCAGCCGGCGGCGTAGAAGGCGTCATTATCGGACTAACCCTTCAGAATGGCATCATTCCGCCTACGATCAACTTGGACAATCAAGATCCGGAATGCGATCTGGACTACGTACCGAACAAGGCACGGCCAAGCGATGTTCGCATCGCGCTGTCCAATTCGTTCGGCTTCGGCGGTCACAACGCAACGATCGTGATGAAGAAATATGAAGCATGA
- the rnc gene encoding ribonuclease III yields MKHERFEELQQRLQLRFRKPRLLRQAFTHTSYVNEHRQSNAEHNERLEFLGDAVLQLTVSEYLYRSFPERPEGQLTRMRASIVCEPSLARFAEIIDLGAHVLLGRGEEQLGGRQRQALLADLFESFVGAIYLDQGLEAVRAFLGLHMFPHIDSDGGLLVKDFKSTLQERAQHNNLGAIEYRIAEERGPAHDREFVAEVQIGDQLYGTGVGRTKKEAEQQAAAEAWRKLLDERGRN; encoded by the coding sequence ATGAAGCATGAACGGTTTGAGGAGCTTCAGCAGCGACTGCAGCTTCGCTTCCGAAAGCCGCGGCTGCTCCGGCAAGCGTTCACTCACACCTCCTATGTGAATGAACACCGGCAGAGCAATGCCGAGCATAACGAACGGCTTGAATTTCTCGGCGATGCCGTTCTTCAACTGACGGTTTCGGAGTATCTGTACCGTTCATTCCCTGAACGGCCGGAAGGCCAGCTGACCCGCATGCGGGCGTCTATCGTCTGCGAGCCGTCGCTGGCGCGTTTCGCCGAGATCATCGATCTTGGCGCGCATGTATTGCTGGGCCGGGGGGAAGAGCAGCTGGGAGGCCGGCAGCGTCAAGCGCTGCTGGCCGACCTCTTCGAATCCTTCGTCGGCGCGATCTATTTGGATCAGGGGCTGGAAGCCGTTCGCGCTTTTCTGGGATTGCACATGTTCCCGCATATCGATAGCGACGGCGGATTGCTCGTCAAGGATTTCAAATCGACTCTGCAAGAACGCGCTCAGCACAATAATCTCGGCGCGATTGAATATCGGATTGCGGAGGAACGCGGTCCGGCTCATGACAGGGAATTTGTGGCGGAAGTTCAAATCGGCGATCAGCTTTACGGGACGGGAGTCGGCCGGACGAAGAAGGAAGCGGAGCAGCAAGCAGCTGCCGAAGCATGGCGCAAGTTGTTGGACGAGCGCGGAAGAAATTAA